A region of Fimbriimonadaceae bacterium DNA encodes the following proteins:
- the rplS gene encoding 50S ribosomal protein L19, with protein sequence MSKQAILESVAAPCIKADVPDMRPGDTVRVKVKVREAGKERIQAFEGLVLAVRNGGIAKNVTVRKISNGVGVERTFPVHSPNVAGFEVLRRGRVRRAKLYYLRDKVGKDARIREKR encoded by the coding sequence ATGTCCAAGCAAGCCATTTTGGAAAGCGTTGCCGCACCGTGCATCAAAGCCGATGTCCCCGATATGCGACCTGGCGACACGGTTCGCGTGAAGGTTAAGGTACGCGAAGCCGGCAAAGAGCGCATCCAGGCGTTCGAGGGCTTGGTATTGGCCGTCCGCAATGGCGGCATCGCGAAGAACGTCACCGTCCGAAAGATCAGCAACGGCGTCGGAGTCGAACGAACCTTCCCCGTCCATTCGCCGAACGTGGCAGGCTTCGAGGTGCTTCGACGCGGCCGCGTCCGCCGGGCCAAGCTCTATTACCTTCGGGACAAGGTCGGTAAAGACGCGCGCATTCGCGAAAAGCGCTAA